One window of Astatotilapia calliptera unplaced genomic scaffold, fAstCal1.2 U_scaffold_32, whole genome shotgun sequence genomic DNA carries:
- the LOC113018027 gene encoding nuclear GTPase SLIP-GC-like isoform X1, producing the protein MKFVHARLHEKDKLSAFLKKKISDLETDKRELVGVFGKTGAGKSSLINAIIEEKNLLPSGSVSACTSVMIKVEANMQGSNYEADIEFITPEEWKDELWSSHQFLGDNEDCEMDVDNDYHDISEKFSALYGEEWKGKSSEDLMDGKYFREIPEFLQGRRKILSCESAKELSARCVKYTRSDSKQGNDKDVKKWYWPLVKCVTVRVPNNDFLQHVTLVDLPGNGDRNKSRDKMWKQIVENCSTVWIVTEINRVIAEKEAWEILESASSYIGNGGECRQILFICTKSDHIEDSDDHSAAQRRDLIVKRNMQVKDEVRKEFSRLHKIKKHFTVDHFKVFTVSSKEFLKKKRLNADETEIPKLQQFLQDLNDCHSETFNYVSGAYGILSLIQGANCRGVASKKHVCGELERTMSQQLTQVAKAMAEAYRTFERCLSKGVESSICSYGQKLKTFLYYRKKGSAFHWTLKRVVQSGGIYKQKKGKQININMMLASYLMDSIDEDFRKTFPNEVKCSAFNGVIETFSLNTDFLNKYHKDVELQLRFLKTEEEKIKAKLNKIIRTQKKDVYNSVTQKIKEIMEESYIKAAAFRGPGTLNNMRETIERHVHSNKNMFERAKNTMLEKLNALMQYILETLQKTMMESIELSLKTDNCSLPDFSTELSMVKENYDKLKNSAVVR; encoded by the exons gaaaaaaattagTGATTTGGAGACAGACAAGAGGGAGCTGGTTGGTGTATTTGGTAAAACTGGGGCTGGAAAGAGTTCTCTGATAAATGCCATCATTGAAGAGAAGAACCTTTTGCCTTCTGGAAGTGTCAGTGCATGCACCTCAGTCATGATCAAAGTGGAGGCTAACATGCAAGGCTCTAACTATGAGGCAGACATTGAGTTCATCACACCAGAG gagtGGAAAGATGAGTTGTGGTCATCTCATCAGTTTCTTGGGGATAATGAAGACTGTGAAATGGATGTTGATAATGACTATCATGACATCAGTGAAAAGTTTTCAGCGCTCTATGGAGAAGAATGGAAAGGAAAGTCCTCTGAAGATCTCATGGATGGAAAATATTTCAGAGAAATTCCAGAATTTCTCCAAGGCAGGAGGAAGATTTTGTCATGTGAATCA GCTAAAGAACTCTCTGCAAGATGTGTCAAATACACAAGAAGTGACTCTAAACAGGGAAATGATAAAGATGTAAAGAAGTGGTACTGGCCTCTAGTGAAATGTGTGACTGTCAGGGTGCCAAACAATGATTTTCTCCAGCATGTCACACTTGTGGACCTTCCTGGAAATGGTGACCGTAACAAGAGTCGAGATAAAATGTGGAAACAA attgTTGAAAATTGTTCTACTGTGTGGATTGTAACTGAGATTAATAGAGTAATCGCAGAAAAAGAAGCCTGGGAGATCCTGGAAAGTGCCAGCAGCTATATTGGAAATGGTGGCGAGTGTCGACAAATCCTATTTATCTGCACTAAGTCAGATCACATTGAAGATTCAGATGACCA TTCAGCAGCTCAACGCCGGGACCTTATAGTTAAAAGAAACATGCAAGTCAAAGATGAAGTGAGGAAAGAATTCAGCAGGCTACACAAAATTAAG aaacacttcactGTTGACCATTTCAAGGTCTTCACAGTGAGCTCCAAAGAGTTTCTAAAAAAGAAACGCTTAAATGCAGATGAAACTG AAATACCCAAACTTCAGCAATTTTTGCAAGATCTCAATGACTGTCACTCAGAGACATTCAACTATGTGTCTGGAGCTTATGGGATTCTGTCTTTGATTCAAGGGGCCAACTGCAGAGGAGTG gcTAGTAAAAAACATGTGTGTGGAGAACTTGAGAGAACAATGAGCCAACAACTTACGCAAGTCGCAAAAGCAATGGCAGAGGCCTATAGGACTTTTGAGAGATGCCTTAGCAAGGGAGTTGAAAGCTCCATCTGTTCATATGGACAAAAACTGAAGACCTTCTTGTATTAT AGAAAGAAGGGTAGTGCTTTTCACTGGACACTAAAGCGTGTTGTTCAGAGTGGTGGCatctacaaacaaaaaaaagggaagcaAATAAACATTAACATGATGTTAGCTTCATACTTGATGGACAGCATTGATGAAGATTTCAGAAAGACCTTCCC aaatgAAGTTAAATGCAGCGCATTTAATGGTGTAATTGAAACATTTTCACTTAACACCGATTTTTTGAATAAATACCACAAAGATGTTGAACTGCAGCTGAGATTTCTCAAGACAGAG gagGAAAAAATCAAGGCAAAACTCAATAAAATCATCCGGACGCAGAAGAAAGATGTCTACAACAGTGTGAcacagaaaattaaagaaattatgGAAGAAAGCTACATCA AGGCCGCAGCATTCAGAGGACCAGGCACACTGAacaacatgagggagactaTTGAGAGACATGTGCACTCAAATAAGAACATGTTTGAGCGGGCAAAAAATACCATGTTGGAGAAGCTGAATGCCTTGATg CAATACATCCTAGAGACGCTGCAGAAAACGATGATGGAATCAATTGAACTCTCACTTAAGACTGATAACTGCTCACTTCCAG atTTTTCAACAGAGCTTTCAATGGTGAAGGAAAATTATGACAAACTTAAAAATAGCGCAGTCGTCAGATGA